From a region of the Candidatus Zixiibacteriota bacterium genome:
- the phoU gene encoding phosphate signaling complex protein PhoU, with product MTRHFQNEIERLKKRILHLAALVEESLQKAVRSVVDRDLALAQGVIAGDEVIDALEIEVEEDCLKILALHQPVAADLRYVVAVLKINNDLERIADLAVNIAERVQVLATATAFKAPFDLGPMLHDSLNMVRNSVDALVAHDAAQARRVRAQDEAIDEHLRSAFRLGQDQMRRQPENVEYLVCLLTVARNLERIADHATNIAEDVVYMIEGEIVRHRGDS from the coding sequence ATGACACGGCACTTTCAAAACGAGATCGAACGTTTGAAAAAGCGAATACTCCACCTGGCGGCGCTGGTGGAGGAATCGCTGCAGAAGGCGGTCAGATCCGTGGTCGACCGCGACCTCGCACTCGCCCAGGGAGTGATCGCCGGCGATGAGGTTATCGATGCGCTGGAAATCGAAGTCGAAGAGGACTGCCTCAAAATACTTGCTTTGCATCAACCGGTGGCCGCTGACCTCCGCTATGTTGTGGCCGTCCTGAAGATCAACAACGATCTCGAGCGAATCGCCGATCTGGCGGTAAACATAGCGGAGCGAGTCCAGGTGCTGGCCACAGCGACGGCGTTCAAGGCGCCTTTCGACCTGGGTCCGATGCTTCATGATTCTCTCAACATGGTGCGTAACAGTGTCGATGCCCTTGTGGCCCACGACGCGGCCCAGGCGCGTCGGGTGAGGGCACAGGATGAGGCGATTGACGAGCACCTGCGATCAGCATTCCGGCTCGGTCAGGACCAAATGCGCCGCCAGCCGGAGAATGTCGAGTACCTGGTTTGCCTGCTGACTGTGGCGCGCAATCTCGAGCGCATCGCCGACCACGCTACCAACATCGCCGAGGACGTGGTGTACATGATCGAGGGAGAGATCGTCCGCCACCGTGGCGATTCCTGA
- the pstA gene encoding phosphate ABC transporter permease PstA, protein MPRGLTLAAVIIIVVMLAIIMANIVIGGAGTISWEFLSRPPERGMEAGGIFPAIFGTVALVLLMVIAVVPVGVLAAIYLQEYTDPASRLTRLIRVAINNLAGVPSIVFGLFGLGFFVAFVGGGLDAMLFSGEGPVWGQPAIIWAAFTLAILTLPVVIVATEEALRAIPRELRDASYALGATRLQTIWRVVVPQAMPGVLTGAILAVSRGAGEVAPIMFTGAAYYLPYLPTKLNDQFMELGYHIYVMATQSPDVEATKPILYGTVLVLLVLTFALNSVAIMIRSRIRKSRAYAQ, encoded by the coding sequence ATGCCGCGCGGCCTGACCCTTGCGGCGGTGATCATAATCGTCGTGATGCTGGCGATCATTATGGCGAATATCGTTATCGGCGGAGCCGGGACGATTAGCTGGGAATTCCTGAGTCGCCCGCCGGAGAGGGGTATGGAAGCCGGCGGTATCTTCCCGGCGATATTCGGAACCGTTGCGCTCGTTCTCCTGATGGTCATTGCAGTTGTTCCGGTGGGCGTATTGGCGGCAATCTACCTCCAGGAGTACACCGACCCCGCGTCACGCCTTACCCGCCTGATTCGCGTCGCGATAAACAACCTGGCGGGGGTGCCGTCGATCGTATTCGGGCTGTTTGGACTGGGATTCTTTGTCGCATTTGTGGGCGGTGGTCTCGACGCTATGCTCTTTTCCGGCGAGGGTCCGGTTTGGGGGCAGCCGGCGATCATCTGGGCGGCCTTCACCCTGGCGATTCTGACGCTCCCGGTAGTGATCGTCGCCACCGAGGAAGCCCTTCGCGCCATTCCAAGAGAATTGCGCGATGCGAGCTATGCCCTCGGAGCCACCAGGTTGCAAACCATTTGGCGTGTGGTGGTCCCACAGGCAATGCCGGGCGTGCTTACCGGCGCTATCCTCGCCGTGTCTCGCGGAGCGGGAGAAGTTGCCCCGATAATGTTCACTGGAGCAGCCTACTACCTGCCGTATCTGCCGACCAAGCTGAACGACCAGTTCATGGAGCTGGGGTATCACATCTATGTGATGGCCACCCAATCGCCGGATGTCGAGGCCACCAAGCCGATCCTCTACGGCACGGTGCTGGTGCTGCTGGTCCTGACTTTCGCCCTGAATTCCGTAGCGATCATGATAAGATCCCGCATAAGAAAGAGCCGCGCCTATGCGCAATGA
- a CDS encoding ATP-binding protein: MSGRRLIWRVLPYFLLIIVISIAVAAGYASREMRELYFAEISSALEARARIVGNEIGLGRAGSTQELIHRRCRELAELSGARITVVDISGVVLGDSDNDPSRMENHATRPEISTALGGDVGVAKRFSNTVQRTMIYVAVPVLANGELVGVVRASQPMAALEPALSPLYGRLVIAAALVVVAATVISVFVFQRLTRPLVVLKQGAERFASGDLSSRLPVPDTEEIAALAEAMNQMAEQLDIRIRTIIEQRNEREAVFAAMTESVLAVDANDRIVSVNRGAIDMLGLDPQKSVGESVFGVVRVSALQDLIRQAAADTGSVETELVLAGNGDRHILARANQLRDAAGKVVGVVVVLNDITRQKQLENMRRDFVANVSHELKTPITAIRGSVETLLEGETGSAEESRRFLEMIDRQSRRIGWLVDDLLSLARIEDQSAKGETRFSRHPIRDIIDSSVQACAAQAEGKNIALKVTCDPVLQADVDRPQLEQAIINLIDNAIRYSENGTQVNIDARIDAGQLAVSVQDQGCGIEPRHFSRIFERFYRVDTARSRVSGGTGLGLAIVKHVALAHGGTVSVQSTPEVGSTFRLSLPVSHS; encoded by the coding sequence GAGCTCTATTTCGCGGAGATCTCGTCCGCACTGGAGGCACGTGCGAGGATCGTGGGAAACGAAATAGGCCTGGGGCGAGCAGGGTCCACCCAGGAACTTATCCACCGTCGGTGTCGTGAACTGGCCGAGTTATCAGGAGCGAGGATAACCGTTGTCGATATCAGTGGGGTCGTCCTCGGCGACTCCGATAATGATCCCAGCCGCATGGAAAATCACGCTACCAGGCCGGAGATTTCGACGGCGCTTGGGGGCGATGTCGGCGTGGCAAAGCGTTTCAGCAACACCGTGCAGCGGACCATGATTTATGTTGCGGTGCCGGTGCTGGCCAATGGCGAGCTGGTCGGGGTTGTGAGGGCTTCACAGCCGATGGCGGCGCTGGAGCCGGCGTTATCGCCTCTTTACGGGCGGTTGGTGATCGCCGCCGCGCTGGTTGTCGTGGCCGCCACGGTTATCAGCGTTTTCGTGTTTCAACGCCTGACCCGTCCGCTCGTGGTTCTGAAGCAAGGTGCGGAGCGGTTCGCATCAGGTGATCTCAGTTCCAGGCTGCCGGTGCCCGATACCGAGGAGATTGCGGCTCTCGCCGAGGCGATGAACCAAATGGCCGAACAGTTGGACATTCGAATTCGCACAATTATAGAGCAGCGCAACGAGCGTGAGGCCGTGTTTGCTGCCATGACCGAGAGTGTGCTGGCAGTGGATGCCAACGACAGGATCGTGTCGGTCAACCGGGGTGCGATCGATATGCTCGGCCTTGATCCCCAAAAGTCAGTTGGGGAGTCGGTTTTCGGTGTGGTTCGTGTATCGGCCCTGCAGGACTTGATTCGACAGGCCGCTGCCGATACCGGCTCAGTTGAAACTGAGCTTGTCCTCGCAGGAAACGGCGATCGCCATATTCTGGCACGCGCCAACCAACTGCGCGACGCGGCAGGGAAGGTTGTTGGTGTCGTTGTCGTCCTCAATGACATTACCCGGCAAAAACAGCTCGAAAACATGCGCCGTGACTTCGTAGCGAATGTCTCGCACGAGCTGAAGACGCCCATTACAGCGATACGGGGTTCAGTCGAGACGCTGCTTGAGGGCGAAACAGGGAGCGCCGAGGAAAGTCGCCGGTTTCTGGAAATGATCGACAGGCAGTCGCGCCGTATAGGCTGGCTCGTGGACGATCTGCTCTCGCTGGCTCGGATCGAGGACCAGTCCGCGAAAGGCGAAACGCGGTTCAGTCGCCATCCGATCCGTGACATAATCGATTCATCCGTACAGGCCTGTGCCGCTCAGGCAGAGGGTAAGAACATCGCTTTGAAGGTCACCTGCGACCCGGTCCTGCAGGCCGATGTCGATAGGCCGCAATTGGAACAGGCGATCATCAATCTCATTGATAATGCCATCCGGTATTCGGAAAACGGTACCCAGGTCAACATCGACGCCCGAATCGACGCCGGGCAGCTTGCCGTTTCAGTTCAGGATCAGGGGTGTGGGATTGAGCCTCGGCACTTCTCGCGCATTTTCGAGCGCTTTTACCGAGTCGATACCGCCCGGAGCCGGGTATCCGGCGGAACCGGCCTTGGTTTGGCTATCGTCAAGCATGTGGCCCTGGCTCACGGCGGGACGGTCAGCGTTCAAAGCACGCCCGAAGTTGGCAGTACTTTCCGGCTTTCACTGCCAGTTTCCCATTCGTAG
- the pstC gene encoding phosphate ABC transporter permease subunit PstC, producing the protein MTKAMQALQFKPKSRWREFLGEKLISMNAFLALAAILLIFVFVFKEAIPLFTDPEIRAEAGLDKLLFKQEFYAGREAKWSWQPNSEVPKYSLLPLFLGTLKAALVAMVFAVPLGVGAAIYTSEFSSRRLREIIKPLIETLAAIPSVVLGFFALMVLATWLQNLLGLTFRLNALNAGIALGLAVVPIVFTVAEDAMMSVPRSLRDAAVALGANPWQVSFTTVLPAAAPGIAAGVVLGFGRAVGETMIVLMASGNAAIISLSFLESVRTFSATVAAELAEVVFGSGHYTVLFMIGSLLFLFTFIVNLGGDIALNRLKRRLQGRTT; encoded by the coding sequence GTGACCAAAGCAATGCAGGCACTACAGTTCAAACCAAAGTCGAGATGGCGTGAGTTTCTTGGCGAGAAACTCATCTCCATGAACGCCTTTCTCGCGCTGGCCGCTATTCTCCTGATCTTTGTCTTCGTTTTCAAGGAGGCAATCCCGCTCTTTACGGATCCGGAGATCAGAGCGGAGGCCGGTCTGGATAAGCTGCTCTTCAAGCAGGAATTCTATGCCGGGCGCGAGGCCAAATGGTCATGGCAGCCTAACTCCGAAGTTCCCAAATACTCGCTGCTGCCGTTGTTTCTCGGAACTCTGAAAGCGGCTCTGGTGGCGATGGTGTTCGCGGTGCCGCTGGGAGTGGGCGCCGCCATCTACACGTCCGAATTCTCATCGAGAAGACTTCGTGAAATAATCAAACCGCTGATCGAGACTCTCGCCGCGATACCGTCGGTAGTTCTCGGTTTCTTTGCCCTGATGGTTCTGGCTACCTGGCTTCAGAACCTGCTCGGCCTGACCTTCCGTCTGAACGCCTTGAACGCGGGTATCGCCCTAGGTTTGGCGGTAGTTCCGATTGTTTTTACGGTTGCCGAGGACGCCATGATGTCCGTGCCGCGCTCGTTAAGGGATGCTGCGGTCGCGCTAGGCGCGAACCCATGGCAGGTATCGTTCACCACGGTGCTTCCGGCAGCCGCGCCCGGCATTGCTGCCGGAGTGGTCCTTGGTTTTGGACGGGCGGTGGGCGAAACCATGATAGTCCTGATGGCGTCAGGCAACGCGGCTATAATCTCGCTGAGCTTTCTGGAATCAGTGCGGACGTTTTCGGCGACTGTAGCCGCCGAGCTGGCTGAAGTTGTATTCGGGAGCGGACACTACACGGTGCTGTTTATGATCGGCTCGCTGTTGTTTCTTTTCACTTTTATTGTAAATCTCGGAGGCGACATTGCACTGAACCGACTCAAGAGACGGCTGCAAGGGAGAACCACGTGA
- the corA gene encoding magnesium/cobalt transporter CorA, whose protein sequence is MGRFIHKVSRKAGLSPGSVVYIGPVRAVNVHIDVMDYDDSRLVERRLSELSECTAYLETPTITWINVDGLHEPAVVEGVGGQLGLHPLHLEDVVNTMGRPKVEDTDEYVFVILKMLYLKADEGELVVEHVGVAFGRDWVVTFQEPGRDVFDAVRHRIRKTEPRNRFMSTDYLAYALLDAVVDSYFAVVEDIGERIERLEDDIADHPTSEGAAAIRDLRKKLILLRKAVYPLREVAGGLERVESGLISDSTRPYLRDLYEHTVQVIDTVEMHREMLSTLLDLYHTGVSNRLNEIMKILTIIATIFIPLGFLAGVYGMNFDREAGRFNMPELGWPYGYLMFWGLAIAVGGGLLWFFRRKRWL, encoded by the coding sequence ATGGGTCGGTTTATTCACAAGGTGTCCCGCAAAGCGGGACTGAGCCCCGGTAGCGTGGTCTATATCGGCCCGGTGCGGGCAGTCAATGTCCACATAGATGTCATGGACTACGATGACTCTCGCCTGGTCGAGCGGCGCCTGTCTGAGTTGTCCGAATGCACAGCGTATCTGGAGACGCCGACCATCACCTGGATTAATGTCGACGGTCTTCACGAGCCGGCAGTCGTGGAGGGTGTGGGCGGGCAGCTCGGCCTGCACCCGCTGCATCTCGAGGATGTTGTCAACACGATGGGTCGTCCCAAAGTCGAGGATACCGACGAGTACGTGTTTGTCATCCTCAAGATGCTGTATCTGAAGGCTGACGAGGGCGAACTTGTGGTGGAGCATGTCGGCGTTGCGTTCGGTCGCGACTGGGTGGTGACATTCCAGGAGCCGGGACGGGACGTTTTCGACGCTGTCCGCCACAGGATCAGGAAAACCGAGCCGAGAAATCGGTTCATGTCTACCGACTACCTCGCCTACGCACTGCTCGACGCGGTCGTTGACAGCTATTTCGCGGTCGTCGAAGACATCGGTGAGCGGATTGAAAGGCTGGAGGATGACATCGCGGATCACCCAACCTCAGAGGGTGCGGCCGCTATACGCGACTTAAGGAAGAAACTCATCCTGCTGCGCAAAGCTGTCTACCCGCTGCGTGAGGTGGCGGGCGGGCTGGAACGAGTCGAATCAGGGCTGATTTCCGATTCCACGCGGCCTTATCTTCGCGATCTATACGAACACACCGTCCAGGTGATTGACACAGTTGAGATGCACCGGGAGATGTTGTCAACCCTGCTCGATTTGTATCATACGGGGGTGAGCAATCGCCTGAATGAGATCATGAAGATTCTGACAATCATTGCCACCATTTTCATCCCGCTCGGCTTTCTGGCCGGCGTGTACGGAATGAATTTCGACCGGGAAGCCGGTCGGTTCAACATGCCGGAGCTTGGCTGGCCGTACGGATATCTGATGTTCTGGGGCCTGGCAATAGCGGTCGGCGGCGGATTGTTATGGTTTTTCAGGCGCAAGCGATGGCTTTGA
- a CDS encoding putative porin has product MRQQIKRMGAAAAVLTLATVFPPAAQADNWWEKIKVKGDLRYRHEMLDFGDKDPRNRQRIRARLGFFGEASPYTKIGIQLSTGTGDPVSTNQTLDDGFSNKRVGLDLAYFEATHPKLPGLAVTGGKFYNPFFKPGHSELIWDSDWNPEGGVVRYDRDLESVSLLFVGSGLWIDERSSGDDSYLAAGQAMARVRLNEKNSSLAFGAAYYNYVNTQGFQPFFDPGDAMGNSVVELDDDGETVLLFASDYDLIEVFGEFTHELNAVPMTVMADFVTNTAADSLETGWLVGVNIGKAKKAGSVDFRYIYRNVEADAVVGIFTDSDFRDGGTDGKGHELGGSVQLADNTTLSLSYFINDFGLETETPLDFNRLQVDLQLKF; this is encoded by the coding sequence ATGCGGCAACAGATCAAGCGGATGGGCGCCGCGGCAGCGGTCCTGACACTTGCTACGGTTTTCCCTCCGGCGGCCCAGGCTGACAACTGGTGGGAGAAGATTAAAGTCAAGGGCGACCTTCGTTATCGCCACGAGATGCTTGATTTCGGTGACAAAGACCCCCGCAACCGGCAGCGGATTCGCGCGCGCTTGGGTTTCTTTGGAGAAGCATCGCCTTACACCAAAATAGGTATACAACTCTCGACCGGCACCGGCGACCCGGTATCGACTAACCAGACATTGGACGACGGCTTCAGCAACAAGCGTGTCGGTCTGGACCTGGCCTATTTCGAGGCCACTCATCCGAAGCTGCCGGGACTGGCCGTGACCGGCGGAAAATTCTACAACCCGTTTTTCAAACCGGGCCACTCTGAGTTGATCTGGGATTCGGATTGGAATCCGGAAGGCGGGGTGGTCAGGTACGACCGTGATCTGGAGAGCGTCAGCCTCTTGTTTGTAGGCTCAGGCCTTTGGATAGATGAGCGATCCTCGGGCGATGACTCCTATCTGGCGGCCGGGCAGGCCATGGCGCGGGTGCGCCTTAATGAGAAGAATTCCAGCCTCGCTTTCGGAGCCGCTTACTACAACTACGTCAATACGCAAGGGTTTCAGCCGTTTTTCGATCCGGGGGATGCGATGGGGAACTCGGTAGTGGAGCTTGACGATGACGGCGAGACAGTGCTTCTGTTCGCAAGCGACTATGACCTGATTGAGGTGTTTGGCGAGTTTACCCATGAGCTTAACGCGGTTCCGATGACAGTAATGGCCGATTTCGTAACCAACACCGCCGCTGACAGCCTCGAGACAGGTTGGCTGGTCGGCGTAAATATCGGCAAGGCGAAGAAGGCGGGAAGCGTTGACTTCAGATACATTTATCGGAATGTCGAGGCCGACGCGGTCGTGGGGATATTCACTGACTCGGATTTTCGCGATGGCGGCACCGACGGCAAGGGGCATGAACTGGGCGGAAGCGTTCAACTCGCTGACAACACCACTCTTTCCCTGAGTTACTTTATAAACGACTTTGGTCTTGAAACCGAAACGCCCCTGGATTTCAATCGCCTGCAGGTCGACTTACAGTTGAAGTTTTGA
- a CDS encoding phosphate ABC transporter substrate-binding protein, with protein sequence MKKLAYVGIGMAFSAALLAASGNITVKGSDTLVRLGQRWAEEYMKKNPGVVIQVSGGGTGTGIAALLNGTTDVCQASRDMKEKEYQQAKEKGIAPKRISVALDGIAVFLHESNPVKELSLAQLKGIYTGAISNWKEVGGPDARIVLYGRENNSGTYAFFKEHVLNEEDYSEYTQTLPGTAAVVNAVSKDKNGIGYGGIAWATGVRFAAVKRADDAPAVSPTIETIVNGSYPISRDLYWFFGGNPSGELKKLVNWALSEEGQKLAEAMDYVPLPKDKAMANMIE encoded by the coding sequence ATGAAGAAACTCGCTTACGTAGGAATAGGGATGGCGTTCTCGGCGGCCCTTTTGGCCGCCTCGGGCAATATCACGGTAAAAGGCTCCGACACGCTGGTCAGGCTCGGCCAGCGCTGGGCCGAGGAGTACATGAAGAAGAACCCCGGAGTGGTGATACAGGTGTCGGGCGGCGGCACGGGCACGGGTATCGCGGCCTTGCTGAACGGCACTACTGACGTGTGCCAGGCATCCCGGGATATGAAAGAAAAAGAATACCAGCAAGCAAAAGAGAAGGGCATCGCGCCGAAGAGGATTTCGGTGGCCCTCGACGGTATCGCGGTCTTTCTGCATGAATCCAACCCGGTGAAGGAGCTGAGCCTGGCCCAGTTGAAGGGCATTTACACCGGAGCAATCTCGAACTGGAAAGAAGTGGGCGGTCCCGATGCCCGGATCGTACTTTATGGACGAGAGAACAACTCAGGAACCTATGCCTTCTTCAAGGAGCATGTTCTGAACGAAGAAGACTATTCCGAGTACACGCAGACATTACCCGGCACGGCGGCGGTGGTAAACGCAGTATCCAAAGACAAGAACGGTATAGGCTATGGCGGCATCGCCTGGGCCACCGGTGTGAGATTTGCTGCGGTAAAAAGGGCGGATGACGCGCCGGCGGTCAGCCCGACAATTGAAACTATAGTAAACGGATCGTACCCGATTTCTCGCGATTTGTACTGGTTCTTCGGCGGCAACCCGAGCGGTGAACTCAAGAAGCTGGTCAATTGGGCGCTGTCGGAAGAGGGCCAGAAGCTGGCCGAGGCCATGGACTACGTTCCGTTGCCGAAAGACAAGGCGATGGCGAACATGATCGAATAG
- the pstB gene encoding phosphate ABC transporter ATP-binding protein PstB — translation MTIENLNFFYGQSQALFDVSAEIERFKVTALIGPSGCGKSTFLRTLNRMNETIPGTRMTGMVLLDDRNIYEDFSDPSAVRTRVGMVFQKSNPFPKSIFDNVAYGLRVNGIKDKQVIVNVVEESLRQAALWDEVKDKLDHSALMLSGGQQQRLCIARALAVRPEVVLMDEPASALDPISTAKIEDLIAELKQRYTIVIVTHNMQQAARVSDKTAFFYEGHLIEFGPTKQIFTRPLMKKTEDYVTGRFG, via the coding sequence ATGACCATCGAGAATCTGAACTTCTTTTATGGCCAGAGCCAGGCGCTGTTCGACGTTTCCGCGGAGATCGAGCGATTTAAGGTTACGGCCCTGATCGGTCCCTCGGGATGCGGCAAGTCGACGTTTCTACGCACACTCAACCGGATGAACGAAACGATTCCGGGTACGCGGATGACCGGCATGGTTTTGCTTGACGATCGTAACATATACGAGGATTTCTCGGATCCGTCGGCGGTTCGCACGCGGGTAGGCATGGTGTTTCAGAAGTCCAACCCGTTTCCTAAGTCGATTTTCGATAACGTGGCATATGGACTACGTGTCAACGGAATCAAGGACAAGCAGGTCATTGTGAATGTGGTCGAGGAATCGCTCCGGCAGGCGGCGTTGTGGGATGAAGTGAAAGACAAACTTGACCACAGCGCGTTGATGCTCTCCGGGGGTCAGCAGCAGCGATTGTGTATCGCCAGGGCGCTGGCTGTCAGACCGGAGGTGGTGCTCATGGATGAACCGGCTTCGGCCCTCGATCCCATTTCCACTGCTAAAATCGAGGATTTGATCGCGGAGTTAAAACAGCGCTATACCATCGTAATAGTAACCCACAACATGCAGCAGGCCGCACGCGTCTCCGACAAAACTGCTTTCTTCTACGAGGGCCACCTGATTGAATTCGGTCCGACTAAACAGATATTCACTAGGCCGCTGATGAAGAAGACCGAGGACTATGTTACCGGCCGGTTCGGGTAA